The Salmo salar chromosome ssa19, Ssal_v3.1, whole genome shotgun sequence DNA window atctcagtgctagaggcatccctacagaccctggttcgatcccgggctgtatcacaaccggccatgattgggagtcccaaagggcagCGCagaactggcccagcgtcgtccgggttaggatttggcctggtgtaaaataataatttgttcttaataactgacttgctagttaaataaaataattaatatTAAATAGGGGAGAGAACCTgaagtaacagcagcagcagcagtagaatcTGTCTTAAGCTTCAGTGACTCAGCAGCAAGGGAGAGAAAGGTTGAGCAATAGCCAATAACGAACGGCTCAACTTCTGTTAATTACATAGTTACGGGGCTGCCAGAATGACAAGACTACTCATTCTAAATAACAATCCACCAAAGCAAAAAAGCGGTGCACTGTGCAGGGACGTCATAAGACTTCCTCCAATTCATACACTGTACTCTACATGCATAGGTAGCTAGAAAGCTGAATAAAATGTACACAGTCCAAACACACCGAACTAAGAGGTTAAACGCACCAGAGCTCAGAAAAAGCCCCcctaaggttctatctgcaaaaagatgattctgagataattggctttaatGTTCCGAaacctcattggtttgaatggtgtcagcaatTTTATCTTGTACCCTTTTGAACTTAACAACATGAAATTAGCTATTTAGAGTACCATATACTGTCGGTAGAGAACATCGTACAGAACAAGGCTATATCAATAACTACATTTTgacaaaaatgcagatagaaACTTATAGTCTCAAGCTCTTGATTTGTGTCAGAAAGCACACTGTTGTTGTTCTGTGTGCTTTGATAGCCCTGTACAATGCTGCTTGATCTCCATGCCACAAGGCAACACTGTAAAGAAGCTGAAAGCACACAGAGTCCATTCCCATCATCCATCACACTGGCTGTCCACTTCACTCCTTTGTTTTATGATGAAAGAAAATAACTTTGTGAGAACTTTTACCCTTCTGTCACACCCCAGTGTGCTACAGGTAActgataaaataaaggaaacacaaaCAGTGTTTCCATTATTCTTTTCAGTTACGTGTATAGTCACAGTATTAGAATGACTCAACGACGAAAACGGAATTTGATTGCTAATGTGACAACAATCTTTGCCTTTGTACCTCATTAACCGCACACATACGAGCAATAGAGCCAATGTTGTTGGTGATGGTGACGAGAGTGGCTCGGGCTAGGTCCTCCTTACTGATGCTGTCACGCTTCTCCTTGCTCATCATATGACCAAAACTGCAATAAATGAATTAATTGGGTTAGTTTCCATAATACTCTGTTTTCAAACCATACGGTTACTTGAGGTATTAGTTAAATTAAACTTCACCTAGATGCAACAGTAGACCCCTGGAGACCGAAGCGTTCATAGTCTCCTCCGTAGATGTCCTTCACCAGTTTGTCCACGTTGCTGCTGTCCCCCTTCGCCGCCATTTCCAGGGCCTCCTCAAAAGTCTCGCAGCCAGTCAGCAAGCAGCATAGGCCTAGGAACGTCCCACCTCCCAAACTGCGGGGGACAGGCAATTATGTGAGCTACTGCTCTATGGGTTGTACACATCTGTTTAGCTTGCAGgaaacaacccactgggcacagacatcatttCTACGTCTAGTTTtggtttacatttggttgagttgtcaactaacgtgaattcaatgtgaaaacaaaacaaaaatggcactgtgtcattggatttaggtagaAGTTTGGTGAAAAAACTAAATTCCctttgattacttttttcaaatccataaATTTTTCCACTTTGATTCAACATTAAATAAGATTATATAAAAACATAGATTTTGTTGTTGAATttacatggaaacaacattgattcaaccagttttttcaCAGTTGTAAAGTTATATTTGACTAAGTTATGAACCATGGTAACTTATCTACACTCAAAACATGAATACATCGAATACAGAAGGATGCGAGCAAAGGTATTGTGACAGAACTGTGTTATCACATCAAATACATACAGCTATCATGACATTGAATGACACATGATTACCTTAGTTTGCCTAGAAGCAACAGATTACATTTGTTTACCTGGTGCCTGTGACCCGTTTGTAGTTGTCCTTCGAATAGACTGCCAGCATGCTGACGCCTGAGCCAATGTTTACCAACAACATGGGGAAGGGGTTGTCAAGGCAACACGTTTTCTTGACACAGTTCTCACTCTCGGGGTCGGAGGGGTTCTCGAAAAAGTAGCACTCTGGATGGCCATTGAACCCCACAGAGTCCACATAGAGAAGACCCTGGATGAGACAGTCCAGTTCATCCAGCTTCTGGAGCTTTAGGTTGGCGATCTGGGAGATGGAAAGCAGAAGATGTATAAGACTATAGGGCAGGAGTAGAAACTGGAGTGGTTTTGATATGCAATGGTAACTGCTCCAAGTTTGAGCATGATCTGTCTGTAACTAGACCAGGCGAGTCTGAACCAACCACATACATCAACTCTCATCTAATCACATGAGAAACCATGTTGCCTTCAATGATCATGCCATGCAATCTTTAACTGACTAATGACACATGTAGTAACATGCAATAACAAACAAATTCACATCATCTGTCACTATCAGTCAGTCTCCCTGTCTGACAACACCCAATAGTTCCTCCAACCATCACACACCGTCCTAAAGTCGTCCTCAAACTTGTAGGCCCCTCCGCCAGTGGCGCAGAGTGTGGTGTGCAGGCTGGAGAAGTTCTTATCTCGGCCCATCTGGATGAAGCCTAGCATGTCCTGGGTGGGGAAGCGGATGAAGTGCAGGTTTCCCTTCCGGCCGCACATGGTTAGGTTCTTGAGCTCCAGGTGGACGTCGCGGATGCCTGTGTTGCCGTAGGCCACATTGGAGGTCAGGAAGTGGCGGATGCTCTTCaggctctccacctcctcctcctctgccgtGAAGTCCTTGGGCTCGAAGTAGACCAGCTTCACCAGGGTGCCGCCGATGTCCATCCCAAACCAGGGGAAGGCTGGAATAGAAAACAAAAGGTTTTTTAAGAGATGAATTGGAGCTTGGTCACCGTTGTCTGTAGAAAAGTTATGTTTAGCTCTTTAGAAGTTATGTAAAATTATGTTTCAACAAATGGATACACAAGCTCTCAAAAGAGAGGGCTCTAGTGTTATGTCTGTCACAACTAAGCTATTGCTCCATATAGGTCAGGCCTACCAATCAACCGTGCAGACCTATGTTGCATTTTCTATCTTGATTTCACTGAAGACGAAACCATCATGTCATACTATGCACACATCATATCTTATAAGCAATCACTGacattttcctctctcttttggagagagggaggaagggagggagggagaggggaggaagggagggagggagaggggaggaagggggtcCTCAAATTCACAGCAGTGTGTTCATTCTGCAACAAAAGCTGAGGGCTTTGTTGCCATGGAAACACCAGCATGGAGAGAAGATTGCCTGGAGAGTCTGCCCAACCCTCAATTTACTACTGAGTGTACAGTACAATGAATACTGTATGTAGTCAATACACAGGCAGGCAAACTGGTTCCTTCCCCCTGGCTTTTCAATCAATGGCACTTAATTTGACAGAGGGGTGTAAAGTCCCTTATGGCTCATTCCACAAACCAGACCGGTTACATTCAACTCTGTGCAAAGCTACAGAAAAACTGTAACCAAAACGCTCAGGTGTTTAAGAGTCCAATTTGAGATGTAATTGTTGATATCAGAGGTGTAATGGTGGTGTAATCTGGGTTGGACAATCAATTTCTAGTAGAGGAACCTGATCAAATTGATGTATTGatctgtgtaaatgtgtgtgtatatactctGGAATCTTTACTGACTTAATCACCCGATTTCAATATATCGGTCAGTGGTGCTACAGACAGATCTTGCTTTGCAATCTGTCATTTTACAGAGGAGATATTTGACTGAATGCTTCCATTTATGCCACTCTACCACTCCTTCTCAGTTAATGTCTGAGCCCAGTCTCAATTGCTTTCGTGAGCTTTTTCTCTCACTGCCCTGAGTTTAAGACAAGGGTTTAGCTATCTTGGAATTAACAACATTTCCAAGAACTTTACTTTCAAGAATCTGATTTCTTCTTAACTTTTTGAAACATAAGAAATAGCGCAATAATATTTCCAATAACCTTTttgaggaatagcaactttgcttaactttcttcTTAAGTCTATAGTTAAAGAAAAAATGACAGTTAAGACATTTCTTCTTACGGAGGTTTTGTGAATCTTGGCCCAGGGCTGTAAccagggcccagattcacaaaacacttcTTACGTAAAAACGTAAAAAAGTTCTTAAGAAACAAAAAGAAGTTCATAGGATAGTTTGTGAGTTCAATTCCTCAACAATATCTTAAGATTTTATGATTTTCTAACAACCTCAAATATCTCTTACAAATCTTCTTAAGATGTGTGTTGCTAGGCAAccattttagctagctatctagctagcaatgGCAATCATACTAGCATATGTCTTACTGAGACTACTGTTCTAAAACATGTTCTTGGGTTTAAAATAATCCATGCTGAAACTTGCAGATGAAGTTTGTGAgtgaattaaacatgttcaattgctTTCATTAGCTTTTTTCTCACTGCCCTGAGTTTAAGACAAGGGTTTAGCTATCTTGGAATTAACAACCTTTCCAATAACTTTTATTTTCAAGAATCTGATTTCTTCTTAACTTTTTGCTTAAGGAGAAACATAAGAAATAGTGCAAGTACATTTCCAATAACCTTTTTGTGGAATAGCAACTTTGCTTATCTTTCTTCATAAGTCTATAGTTATGGGAAAAATAACAGTTAAGAAGAAATGTTTTCCtaagaaggttttgtgaatctgggccctggAAGCCAGGGCACCGTGACTGGCAGCACTTATAGGTGAAAGGTGTGTTTATTCCCCCACCCAGAGAGCAAAGTTCTCAGCAGCTAGTCAAAGTAGAGCCTTACAGTGGTCACACTCACATGAATGTGCAACAAAAGTCAAGGATTTAACGCCATACATTTTCATAGTTGAGTGACTGGCACAGCATAGCTCCATTTG harbors:
- the pank1b gene encoding pantothenate kinase 1 isoform X1; protein product: MDNVNGKASDQKRTGVCQDNGLTNGFHPTQTGNGSCSALGSNGTSTSGGCYSSSSSSSSSSSSSSSSSSGHNGIEHFHDLQVQEDVHSNGSPPKRCRLRRRMDSGKKSRPPFPWFGMDIGGTLVKLVYFEPKDFTAEEEEVESLKSIRHFLTSNVAYGNTGIRDVHLELKNLTMCGRKGNLHFIRFPTQDMLGFIQMGRDKNFSSLHTTLCATGGGAYKFEDDFRTIANLKLQKLDELDCLIQGLLYVDSVGFNGHPECYFFENPSDPESENCVKKTCCLDNPFPMLLVNIGSGVSMLAVYSKDNYKRVTGTSLGGGTFLGLCCLLTGCETFEEALEMAAKGDSSNVDKLVKDIYGGDYERFGLQGSTVASSFGHMMSKEKRDSISKEDLARATLVTITNNIGSIARMCAVNEKIERVVFVGNFLRINTVSTKLLAYAMDFWSKGQLKALFLEHEGYFGAVGAFLELLKMTDDL
- the pank1b gene encoding pantothenate kinase 1 isoform X2, whose product is MKLIVKKPAFPWFGMDIGGTLVKLVYFEPKDFTAEEEEVESLKSIRHFLTSNVAYGNTGIRDVHLELKNLTMCGRKGNLHFIRFPTQDMLGFIQMGRDKNFSSLHTTLCATGGGAYKFEDDFRTIANLKLQKLDELDCLIQGLLYVDSVGFNGHPECYFFENPSDPESENCVKKTCCLDNPFPMLLVNIGSGVSMLAVYSKDNYKRVTGTSLGGGTFLGLCCLLTGCETFEEALEMAAKGDSSNVDKLVKDIYGGDYERFGLQGSTVASSFGHMMSKEKRDSISKEDLARATLVTITNNIGSIARMCAVNEKIERVVFVGNFLRINTVSTKLLAYAMDFWSKGQLKALFLEHEGYFGAVGAFLELLKMTDDL